A section of the Paenibacillus aurantius genome encodes:
- a CDS encoding glycerate kinase: MKIVIAPDSFKGSLSAREAGLAIERGVRRAIPDCETIIVPMADGGEGTVSCLVEATDGRLVQTTVKDPLGREVQAEFGILGGGETCVIEMAASSGLYLIGAEERNPLLTTTYGFGQLIKAGLDEGCRQFILGLGGSATNDGGAGMLQALGADLLDKDGHNVGLGGAELAHVTDIRTELMDPRLIESTFIVACDVGNPFCGPNGASYVFGPQKGATPEMAAQLDESLGRFADVIERTRGYAIHDIPGTGAAGGLAGGILAFLNAGLDSGIDIVMEVTGLERRLVDADLLITGEGRIDSQTAEGKTPCGVARLAKKHLVPAIGLAGSVGGGIEALYEEGLAAVLSIVNGPMTLEEAMSRTAELLEQASEQAVRVYNC; the protein is encoded by the coding sequence ATGAAAATTGTCATTGCCCCGGATTCCTTCAAAGGCAGCCTGTCCGCCCGGGAAGCGGGACTTGCCATCGAGCGCGGCGTTCGCCGGGCCATTCCCGACTGCGAGACCATCATCGTTCCGATGGCCGACGGGGGCGAAGGGACGGTCTCCTGCCTGGTGGAGGCCACGGACGGCCGTCTCGTGCAGACGACCGTGAAGGATCCGCTCGGCCGGGAGGTTCAGGCGGAGTTCGGCATCCTGGGCGGCGGAGAAACCTGCGTGATTGAAATGGCCGCTTCCTCCGGCCTTTACCTGATCGGCGCGGAAGAACGGAATCCTCTGCTCACCACGACGTACGGCTTCGGCCAGTTGATCAAGGCGGGGCTCGACGAGGGCTGCCGGCAGTTCATCCTTGGGCTCGGGGGGAGCGCGACGAACGACGGCGGGGCCGGGATGCTCCAGGCGCTGGGCGCCGATCTGCTTGATAAGGACGGCCACAACGTCGGCTTGGGCGGGGCGGAGCTCGCCCACGTTACCGACATCCGCACGGAGCTGATGGACCCGCGGCTCATAGAGAGCACGTTCATCGTGGCCTGCGACGTGGGCAACCCCTTCTGCGGCCCGAACGGCGCCTCCTATGTGTTCGGGCCGCAGAAGGGCGCCACGCCCGAGATGGCGGCGCAGCTCGACGAAAGCCTCGGGCGTTTTGCTGACGTGATCGAGCGGACGAGGGGCTACGCCATCCATGACATCCCGGGCACGGGAGCGGCCGGCGGCCTGGCGGGAGGCATCCTCGCCTTCCTGAACGCGGGCCTCGACTCCGGCATCGACATCGTCATGGAGGTGACGGGCCTCGAGCGCCGGCTCGTGGACGCCGATCTGCTCATCACGGGCGAGGGCCGCATCGACAGCCAGACGGCGGAGGGCAAAACCCCGTGCGGCGTCGCGCGCCTCGCGAAGAAGCACCTCGTGCCGGCGATCGGGCTCGCGGGCTCGGTCGGCGGCGGCATCGAGGCGCTGTACGAGGAAGGCCTCGCCGCCGTCCTCAGCATCGTGAACGGCCCGATGACGCTCGAGGAGGCGATGAGCCGCACCGCCGAGCTGCTGGAGCAGGCTTCCGAGCAGGCGGTTAGGGTATATAACTGCTGA
- a CDS encoding TVP38/TMEM64 family protein, with translation METLFQAEETAQWLKSFGVWAILASLLLSVGISLTAVIPSFFLSAANALVFGLPLGFAVSLAGEALGAYVSYWLYRKGIRALRRTDSLDGRWSRAFAEASPVRQFWLLLAARVAPFLPSGLITFAAAWTRMNVTSFMLATVAGKAPSVAAEIWAGHSLFAVLRGWL, from the coding sequence GTGGAAACCCTATTTCAAGCGGAGGAAACCGCCCAATGGCTGAAGAGCTTCGGCGTATGGGCGATTCTGGCCAGCCTGCTCCTTAGTGTGGGAATCAGCCTGACGGCGGTGATTCCTTCTTTTTTTCTGTCCGCGGCCAATGCCCTCGTGTTCGGCCTTCCGCTTGGCTTTGCCGTCTCGCTGGCAGGGGAAGCACTCGGCGCGTATGTCTCCTACTGGCTGTACCGGAAGGGCATCCGGGCCCTTCGCCGCACCGACTCTCTCGACGGCCGATGGAGCCGGGCTTTTGCGGAAGCCTCTCCTGTCCGGCAGTTTTGGCTGCTGCTGGCGGCCCGGGTCGCACCCTTCCTGCCCTCCGGCCTCATCACCTTCGCCGCTGCGTGGACGCGGATGAACGTGACGAGCTTCATGCTGGCCACCGTAGCCGGAAAGGCCCCTTCGGTGGCCGCAGAGATCTGGGCCGGGCACAGCTTGTTTGCCGTTCTGCGGGGATGGCTCTGA
- a CDS encoding exo-alpha-sialidase has translation MRRRKAILLCFLAFMLVPISFAPIGSGPLSAAAAAQGEEPYFTNLDLFKGGTEGYHTFRIPSLLTTKSGTVLAFAEGRKNSAADNGDIDLVLRRSLDQGRTWQPLQVVCDAGPDTCGNPTPVQDESTGRIWLFVTQNYGPDTYGAIVNGTSRGVRTIWSVYSDDEGATWSEPVNRFSEVQDPGTRWDGTGPGIGIQLQQGPAKGRLLIPAIDRNIQSDDHGATWYQSGRLPAGLGEPTVAELSDGTLMRNDRLSSHQEIRRRGISTSRDQGATWSPISYDPVLLDPICEASLIRYEPADPSSRIVLFSNPADTMVRENMTVRVSYDDSQTWPTAKTVYKGPSAYSSLSVLPDGKAALLFEGGEYTPYDKIMFAVFNFAWFQTPEADLDDVQFSDGSLTPMFRGDITDYQLALYSGTEQLSVTPVTDNDAISIEVNGEPAEAGKPKTITLGGSEAIAIKARLGERTRSYTIHLERNRPVPELLLHWTFDQTEADGIPDTSGKGHTGLMSSGADLRPGLDGNALYLNGARANVQMTNVEDLHPEADNFTFSVWVNPEALVQQRHIIYWYGLAGKYPQWWCAVEKNGAVRMNLFGMPAGKEVGVATAGGLVKTGVWTHLTFVRDGSVNKIYVNGEWAATSVQYDGPSMNVTNRSTPPLLGYDKGTAANRDWLGSMDELRMYRYALNDADIRRLFGSLDETKPVTEAVTEPREPNGTNGWYTSDVTVTLSATDNLSGVARTEYRLNGGEWKAYRGPFAVTSEGENKLDYRSMDRAGQLEETRSLTLRIDKTAPSLTIEPDPAGMWPPNGKWVPVRAAVDAADGVSGVASVTLVSIMSSEAEGRMPEEDIREADFGTDDREFLLRAVRNGEGTGRVYTIEYKAADLAGNTASGTAAVTVRHDASPPPAELPGR, from the coding sequence ATGCGGAGAAGAAAGGCGATCCTCCTATGCTTCCTTGCCTTTATGCTGGTCCCGATTTCCTTTGCGCCAATTGGCAGCGGACCTTTATCGGCGGCAGCGGCCGCGCAGGGAGAGGAGCCGTATTTCACGAACCTGGATCTATTCAAAGGGGGAACGGAAGGCTACCATACGTTCCGGATTCCTTCCCTGCTGACTACGAAATCCGGGACGGTGCTGGCTTTTGCGGAGGGACGCAAAAACAGCGCCGCCGATAACGGAGATATCGACCTGGTGCTCAGGCGCAGTCTAGACCAGGGTCGGACCTGGCAGCCGTTGCAGGTCGTTTGCGATGCGGGTCCCGACACGTGCGGCAACCCGACGCCGGTTCAGGATGAAAGCACGGGCCGGATATGGCTTTTTGTTACTCAAAATTACGGTCCGGATACATACGGAGCCATTGTGAACGGCACGAGCCGCGGGGTCCGGACGATCTGGAGCGTCTACAGCGATGACGAGGGAGCGACCTGGTCGGAGCCGGTCAACCGCTTCAGCGAGGTTCAGGACCCCGGAACTCGATGGGACGGAACCGGTCCGGGAATCGGCATCCAGCTTCAGCAGGGGCCGGCCAAAGGGCGGCTCCTGATCCCGGCGATTGACCGGAATATCCAGAGCGACGATCATGGCGCGACCTGGTACCAGAGCGGCAGGCTGCCGGCGGGCCTGGGAGAGCCGACCGTGGCGGAGCTGTCGGACGGCACGCTGATGCGCAATGACCGGCTGTCCAGCCACCAGGAAATAAGGCGGCGCGGCATATCGACCAGTCGGGACCAAGGCGCGACCTGGTCCCCGATCTCCTATGATCCCGTCCTCCTCGACCCGATCTGCGAAGCTAGCCTTATCCGGTATGAGCCCGCCGATCCCAGCAGCCGCATCGTGCTGTTCTCCAACCCGGCCGACACGATGGTCCGGGAAAACATGACGGTGCGGGTCAGCTATGACGACTCGCAAACCTGGCCGACGGCCAAAACCGTCTATAAGGGCCCTTCCGCCTATTCCTCGCTATCGGTGCTTCCGGACGGGAAGGCGGCCCTACTCTTCGAGGGCGGCGAATATACGCCCTATGACAAGATCATGTTCGCGGTGTTTAACTTCGCCTGGTTCCAGACGCCGGAGGCGGACTTGGATGACGTTCAGTTTTCCGACGGCAGCTTGACCCCCATGTTTCGGGGGGATATCACCGACTACCAGCTGGCCCTGTACAGCGGAACCGAACAATTGTCGGTGACACCGGTTACGGACAACGACGCCATCTCCATAGAGGTAAACGGCGAGCCGGCGGAGGCTGGAAAGCCGAAGACGATCACGCTGGGCGGTTCGGAGGCGATTGCCATCAAGGCGCGGCTGGGCGAGAGAACCAGGAGCTACACCATTCATCTGGAGCGGAACCGGCCGGTGCCGGAGCTGCTGCTTCATTGGACCTTCGATCAGACGGAGGCGGACGGGATTCCAGATACGAGCGGGAAGGGGCATACCGGGCTCATGAGCAGCGGCGCGGATCTGCGTCCGGGGCTGGACGGAAATGCGCTGTACTTGAACGGCGCCCGGGCTAACGTGCAGATGACCAACGTGGAGGACCTGCATCCGGAGGCGGACAACTTTACGTTCTCGGTATGGGTCAACCCGGAAGCGCTCGTACAACAGCGGCACATTATTTATTGGTACGGGCTGGCCGGGAAATACCCGCAGTGGTGGTGTGCCGTGGAGAAGAACGGGGCGGTCCGCATGAACCTGTTCGGGATGCCGGCCGGGAAGGAAGTGGGGGTGGCCACAGCCGGGGGGCTCGTCAAAACGGGCGTCTGGACCCACCTTACCTTTGTCCGGGACGGCTCCGTCAATAAAATCTACGTCAATGGCGAATGGGCGGCGACCTCCGTCCAGTACGACGGGCCTTCCATGAATGTTACGAACCGCAGCACCCCGCCTCTTCTAGGCTACGATAAAGGGACCGCGGCCAATCGGGACTGGCTGGGCTCCATGGATGAGCTGCGGATGTACCGGTACGCGTTGAACGATGCGGACATTCGCAGGCTTTTTGGGAGCCTAGATGAGACGAAGCCGGTCACCGAGGCCGTAACGGAGCCGAGGGAACCGAACGGGACGAACGGCTGGTATACCTCGGACGTCACGGTCACGCTGTCCGCCACGGATAATCTTTCCGGAGTAGCCCGTACGGAATACCGGCTGAACGGCGGGGAGTGGAAGGCTTACCGAGGTCCTTTTGCCGTAACCTCGGAGGGAGAGAACAAGTTGGACTACCGGAGTATGGACCGGGCGGGCCAACTCGAAGAGACGAGGAGCCTGACGCTCCGGATAGATAAAACCGCCCCCAGCCTCACCATAGAGCCCGATCCGGCCGGGATGTGGCCGCCTAACGGCAAGTGGGTGCCGGTCCGCGCTGCCGTCGATGCGGCAGATGGCGTCTCGGGAGTGGCTTCCGTCACGCTCGTTTCGATCATGAGCAGCGAAGCGGAGGGGAGAATGCCGGAGGAAGATATCCGGGAAGCGGACTTCGGAACCGACGACCGGGAATTCCTCTTGCGGGCGGTACGGAACGGAGAAGGAACGGGGCGGGTGTATACGATCGAATACAAGGCAGCGGACTTGGCCGGCAACACCGCAAGCGGAACGGCAGCCGTGACGGTTCGTCACGACGCGTCCCCGCCGCCGGCCGAGCTGCCTGGCCGCTAG
- a CDS encoding phospholipase D family protein: protein MAVSKPQTRVPVKRAGRPRRKVARVLLPLLALILLLSGVIYYNTHKPLPAGLSVEGPVHRVKDIDFLYDLTYKQGGTEKQEQSIYNRVFQAVDEAEKFIVLDIFLFNEYYDHDQSFPPLSQTLTEKLIARKKAVPGLQIVFITDEVNTTYGSHAAANLEQLKANGIDTVITDVDPLRDSTPLYSGVWRTFLQWFGQAGDGWLKNPMADTAPKITVRSYMKLFNVKANHRKVIATDKTVIIPSANAHDASANHSNAALQVSGPLIADVLASEQAAINLGGGPKVPAYTAEGKEEGDIRVQLLTEGGIYRQVLRSLDEAGAGDKVWMGMFYLADREIIDGLLEASKRGAEVNLILDPNQNAFGRDKIGIPNRPVASELLDKSGGNIHVRWYNTGKEQYHTKLLFIDKPGGVVIHNGSANFTKRNLDDLNLETNLGVTAPKDSEVAGEVRRYFDRLWNNEGAEFTLDYEAYRDKTVPLKKAAYAVQTFLGFTTF from the coding sequence ATGGCCGTCAGCAAACCGCAAACCCGAGTTCCCGTCAAGAGGGCCGGGCGCCCCCGACGAAAAGTCGCGCGCGTCCTTCTTCCGCTTCTTGCCTTGATTTTGCTATTGAGCGGAGTCATTTACTATAACACCCATAAGCCGCTTCCGGCCGGTTTGTCCGTGGAGGGGCCCGTTCACCGCGTGAAGGATATCGACTTCCTTTACGATCTTACGTATAAGCAGGGAGGTACCGAGAAACAGGAGCAGAGCATTTATAATCGAGTTTTTCAAGCGGTGGACGAGGCGGAGAAGTTTATTGTTCTCGACATTTTTCTATTCAACGAATATTACGACCATGACCAGTCCTTCCCGCCCTTAAGCCAAACCTTGACCGAGAAGCTCATTGCCCGCAAAAAAGCCGTGCCCGGCCTCCAAATCGTCTTCATCACCGATGAAGTAAACACGACCTACGGCTCCCACGCCGCCGCGAATCTGGAGCAGCTGAAGGCGAACGGCATCGATACGGTCATCACGGACGTCGATCCGCTGAGGGATTCCACCCCTCTCTATTCAGGCGTATGGCGCACGTTCCTGCAATGGTTCGGCCAAGCGGGGGACGGCTGGCTCAAGAACCCGATGGCGGATACCGCCCCAAAAATTACGGTTAGATCCTATATGAAGCTGTTCAATGTCAAAGCCAATCACCGCAAAGTCATCGCCACCGACAAAACGGTCATCATCCCGTCCGCCAACGCCCATGACGCAAGCGCCAATCATTCCAACGCCGCCCTGCAGGTGAGCGGCCCTCTCATCGCCGATGTGCTCGCAAGCGAGCAGGCCGCGATTAACCTGGGAGGCGGCCCCAAGGTGCCGGCTTACACCGCCGAAGGAAAGGAAGAAGGCGACATCCGGGTCCAGCTGCTGACGGAGGGCGGCATTTACCGGCAGGTACTGCGTTCGCTCGACGAGGCCGGAGCGGGGGATAAGGTGTGGATGGGCATGTTCTACCTGGCCGACCGCGAAATCATCGACGGCCTGCTGGAAGCCTCCAAAAGGGGGGCCGAGGTCAACCTGATCCTCGACCCGAACCAGAACGCCTTTGGCCGCGACAAAATCGGAATCCCCAACCGGCCCGTCGCCTCCGAGCTTCTGGACAAGTCCGGCGGGAACATCCACGTCCGCTGGTACAACACCGGGAAGGAGCAGTACCACACCAAGCTCCTGTTCATCGATAAACCCGGCGGGGTGGTCATCCACAACGGATCGGCCAATTTCACGAAGCGCAACCTGGACGACCTTAATCTCGAAACCAACCTCGGCGTAACCGCGCCAAAGGACAGCGAGGTGGCCGGGGAAGTCCGCCGGTACTTTGACCGGCTGTGGAACAACGAGGGGGCGGAATTCACCCTGGATTACGAGGCCTACCGGGACAAAACCGTGCCCCTCAAAAAGGCCGCCTACGCCGTGCAGACGTTCCTCGGCTTTACGACCTTCTAA
- a CDS encoding phosphatase PAP2 family protein — protein sequence MKVSLQAGHTGSLNSSRRASGRWAPYLPLLWLLAIPVLNICYGLLNRPGAEVYSLVTAWDERLPFLPVFAIPYLIWYPFIFITLFAILRRSPAAYYRTLLGLCLGLVVCYGVYAVFQTTVARPDLPETGFFNRLLGFVYATDRPFNCFPSIHVLTSYLMIKGARVFGWKARLLVAALAAAVIVSTVLVRQHVLADAAGAILTAELTFALAGWVLPALAGLRLPRKKTASTAAKG from the coding sequence ATGAAAGTTTCTTTACAGGCTGGTCACACCGGCAGCCTGAATTCCTCCCGACGGGCCTCCGGCCGCTGGGCTCCCTATCTGCCCCTGTTATGGCTTCTCGCCATTCCTGTACTGAATATCTGCTACGGTCTGCTGAACCGACCCGGGGCCGAGGTTTATTCACTGGTCACCGCGTGGGATGAGCGCCTGCCCTTTCTTCCCGTATTCGCCATCCCTTACCTCATCTGGTATCCGTTTATTTTCATTACGCTGTTCGCCATTCTGCGCCGAAGTCCCGCCGCCTACTACCGGACGCTGCTCGGCCTCTGCTTGGGGCTTGTCGTCTGCTACGGCGTCTACGCCGTGTTCCAAACGACCGTCGCCCGGCCCGACCTGCCGGAGACCGGCTTCTTCAACCGCCTGCTCGGCTTCGTCTACGCCACCGACCGGCCCTTTAACTGCTTTCCGAGCATCCACGTGTTGACCAGCTACTTGATGATCAAAGGCGCCCGCGTCTTTGGATGGAAAGCCCGGCTGCTCGTGGCGGCCTTGGCGGCGGCCGTGATCGTGTCAACCGTGCTCGTGCGGCAGCACGTCCTCGCTGATGCGGCGGGGGCCATCCTGACGGCCGAGCTGACCTTTGCCTTGGCCGGGTGGGTGCTCCCTGCCCTGGCGGGACTCCGCCTGCCGCGCAAAAAGACCGCCTCTACGGCGGCCAAAGGCTAG
- a CDS encoding GNAT family N-acetyltransferase — MSRETDRGGAAGGLVIECRDILLRGFRAEDLEAFHALTWQPEIHRWLPGWNVPLETRRDWLLNYEIKENQEVERSLATTGRIQDLRLRLGICTKDTGEFIGWCCSGIKEELPPPNREIVYAISRDYRGKGYTTQAAEGLIRFLFTRTEVEWLAAVALLTNTPSNRVIGKCGFTLVGQMEINDEGYNHYLLCRSEWEGRQPGGKGERGISRNEGG, encoded by the coding sequence ATGAGCAGGGAAACAGACCGAGGCGGTGCGGCCGGAGGCTTGGTGATCGAGTGCAGGGACATTCTTTTGCGAGGGTTTAGGGCGGAGGACCTCGAGGCCTTTCATGCCCTTACCTGGCAGCCCGAAATTCATAGATGGCTGCCGGGCTGGAATGTTCCTCTTGAAACGAGAAGAGATTGGCTCCTAAACTATGAGATCAAGGAAAACCAAGAGGTGGAACGGTCGCTTGCCACAACGGGCCGCATTCAGGATCTTCGCCTGCGTCTTGGGATCTGCACGAAGGATACCGGAGAGTTTATTGGATGGTGCTGCTCAGGAATCAAAGAGGAGCTCCCTCCTCCTAACCGGGAGATCGTCTATGCCATTTCAAGAGACTACCGGGGAAAAGGATACACCACTCAAGCAGCCGAAGGCCTTATCCGCTTTCTTTTTACCAGGACGGAAGTGGAATGGCTTGCCGCCGTTGCCCTGCTTACGAACACTCCCTCCAACCGGGTGATTGGGAAATGCGGGTTCACCCTGGTCGGGCAGATGGAGATTAACGATGAGGGTTATAATCATTACCTGCTGTGTCGAAGCGAGTGGGAGGGGAGGCAGCCTGGAGGCAAAGGGGAGAGAGGGATATCTCGGAACGAAGGAGGCTGA
- a CDS encoding phosphotransferase — MENEKPWAKLCSDLQLGEPTGVPEAVSGGLLHRLVALDTTRGKYAVKRLNPGIMARPEAKGNFVRSERVACLAFHAVPALPALLKKGTALQEIGGHFYLVYQWVDGRALKPDQLTEAHAEKMGTILARLHETDFTELDLPPEAPPGVLSFPWETYLKKGIEAKAEWAKPLLTVIGCLYDWQDQANGAANRLDGERVISHRDLDPKNVLWQGNQPTVIDWESAGWIHPLCDLAETAVYWSQDGARYTNDARFRAFLKGYGAIKTGGEADWRTVLEDGFAGPLAWLDYNLKRSLRMEGSDEEEQQLGTRQAVQTLDTLQRYANSLPRLESLLHGGVDRNG; from the coding sequence ATGGAGAACGAGAAGCCTTGGGCTAAGCTGTGTTCAGACCTTCAGCTGGGCGAACCAACCGGCGTACCGGAGGCCGTTTCGGGTGGCCTCCTGCACCGGTTGGTTGCCCTGGATACCACGCGCGGAAAGTACGCGGTAAAAAGGCTGAACCCGGGGATCATGGCCAGGCCGGAGGCCAAAGGGAATTTTGTCCGGTCGGAGCGGGTCGCTTGTTTGGCTTTCCACGCTGTGCCGGCTCTACCTGCCCTGTTGAAGAAAGGAACGGCTCTACAGGAAATCGGGGGACACTTCTATCTGGTCTATCAATGGGTAGATGGCCGGGCCTTGAAGCCGGATCAGCTCACGGAAGCGCATGCGGAGAAAATGGGGACGATTCTGGCCCGGCTGCATGAAACGGATTTTACGGAGCTGGACCTTCCGCCGGAGGCCCCCCCGGGCGTCCTGTCGTTTCCTTGGGAGACTTACCTTAAAAAGGGGATCGAGGCCAAGGCCGAATGGGCGAAACCGCTGTTGACTGTTATCGGCTGCCTGTACGATTGGCAGGATCAAGCGAATGGGGCAGCCAATCGTCTAGACGGGGAGAGGGTGATCAGCCATCGGGATCTGGACCCCAAAAATGTTCTTTGGCAAGGGAACCAGCCGACAGTCATCGATTGGGAGTCCGCCGGCTGGATTCACCCGTTATGCGATTTGGCGGAAACGGCGGTTTACTGGTCGCAGGACGGAGCCAGATACACGAACGATGCCCGATTCCGGGCGTTCCTAAAGGGCTACGGAGCCATCAAAACCGGAGGGGAGGCCGATTGGAGAACGGTCCTGGAAGACGGCTTCGCGGGACCGCTGGCTTGGCTGGACTATAACCTGAAGCGTTCTTTACGAATGGAAGGCTCGGATGAAGAGGAACAGCAGCTGGGCACGCGTCAGGCGGTCCAGACCTTGGATACCCTCCAACGCTATGCCAACAGCCTCCCGCGGTTAGAGAGCCTTCTTCATGGGGGTGTGGACCGGAACGGTTGA
- a CDS encoding RCC1 domain-containing protein, translated as MDYPTPIESLVKANPYSRNTIAAGRRHTVGLKSDGTVVAAGDNKYSQCDVSAWRDVVAVAAGNVHMAANTGNAHTIGLKSDGTAVAVGWNQHGQCEVADWQHIVAVAAGWRRTIGLKSDGTVVAAGRNKEGECEVTGWHTIVAVSAGDWHTIGLKGDGTVTAVGNNRYRQCEVKGWRDIRVVAAGYLHTVGLKSDGTVVAVGNNQYGQCDVSAWRGIVAIAAGSSHTIGLKSDGTVVAVGWNEHSQCKVTDWRDMVAIAAGCVHTVGLKSDGTMMAVGDNQYGQCEVSAWRGIRLPGK; from the coding sequence ATGGATTACCCAACACCGATTGAATCGTTGGTAAAGGCGAACCCGTACTCTAGAAACACCATAGCGGCAGGTCGTCGCCATACCGTCGGTCTAAAATCGGACGGTACGGTGGTGGCTGCGGGTGATAATAAATATAGCCAGTGTGATGTAAGTGCTTGGCGTGATGTTGTGGCGGTCGCGGCTGGTAATGTTCATATGGCGGCGAACACGGGAAATGCCCATACCATTGGTCTAAAATCGGACGGTACCGCTGTGGCTGTGGGCTGGAATCAGCATGGCCAATGCGAGGTAGCCGACTGGCAACATATTGTAGCGGTTGCGGCCGGTTGGCGTCGTACCATTGGGCTTAAATCGGATGGCACGGTGGTAGCCGCAGGCCGAAATAAGGAAGGGGAATGCGAGGTAACCGGCTGGCATACTATTGTGGCTGTCTCGGCGGGTGACTGGCATACCATCGGTCTTAAAGGGGACGGCACGGTGACGGCTGTCGGTAACAATCGGTACCGCCAATGCGAGGTAAAGGGCTGGCGCGACATAAGGGTGGTCGCTGCGGGTTACCTTCATACCGTCGGGCTTAAATCGGACGGTACAGTGGTGGCGGTGGGGAATAATCAATACGGCCAGTGCGATGTGAGTGCCTGGCGCGGGATAGTTGCGATTGCGGCAGGCAGCAGCCATACCATCGGCCTTAAATCGGACGGTACGGTGGTAGCGGTGGGTTGGAATGAGCATAGCCAATGTAAGGTAACGGATTGGCGCGATATGGTGGCGATTGCGGCGGGTTGTGTCCATACCGTTGGTCTTAAATCGGACGGCACGATGATGGCTGTAGGGGATAATCAATACGGTCAATGCGAGGTAAGCGCCTGGCGCGGCATCCGGCTTCCGGGTAAATAG